The following are encoded together in the Synergistaceae bacterium genome:
- a CDS encoding DNA cytosine methyltransferase, translated as MNRNKVFTCVEICAGAGGQAIGLERAGFRHSVLVEIEPEYCAVLKRNRLNWNVICRDVREFDGREYKGTDLLAGGVPCPPFSSAGKQLGRNDERDLFPEALRLVREIKPRAVMLENVRGFFDRKFDTYRGEILKDMELQGYTVHVRLMDASRFGVPQKRLRAVIVAIRNDQHTLFTYPEGSSETVSVGTALRDLVSAGGWEGADEWAELADSPAPAVVGGSKKHGGADLGPVRARRAWELLGVDGRGVADEAPEPGHAGLIRLTPRMLARLQGFSDDWEFSGKKTAACRMIGNAFPPAVAEAVGRKIRECLIDE; from the coding sequence ATGAACCGTAATAAAGTTTTTACCTGTGTCGAAATATGCGCAGGTGCAGGAGGTCAAGCGATAGGGCTTGAACGTGCGGGCTTCAGGCATTCTGTGCTTGTGGAGATTGAGCCGGAATACTGCGCAGTCCTTAAGCGCAACCGTCTGAACTGGAACGTAATCTGCAGGGACGTGCGAGAGTTTGACGGCAGAGAATATAAGGGAACTGACCTCTTGGCCGGAGGCGTTCCGTGTCCGCCGTTCAGTTCTGCGGGAAAACAGCTAGGCAGAAACGACGAGCGCGACTTGTTTCCGGAAGCGTTGAGGCTTGTGCGTGAAATTAAGCCCCGTGCCGTAATGCTTGAGAACGTCAGGGGATTCTTTGACAGGAAATTCGACACCTACAGGGGGGAAATCCTGAAAGATATGGAGTTGCAAGGGTATACGGTTCACGTTAGACTGATGGATGCTTCGCGGTTTGGAGTTCCTCAGAAGAGGCTTCGGGCTGTAATTGTTGCAATACGCAATGACCAGCACACATTGTTCACATACCCAGAAGGAAGCTCTGAGACTGTGAGCGTCGGCACGGCTCTACGGGACTTGGTCTCTGCAGGAGGCTGGGAAGGTGCGGACGAATGGGCGGAACTTGCGGACAGTCCTGCTCCTGCGGTTGTCGGCGGCTCGAAGAAGCACGGAGGGGCGGACTTGGGGCCTGTGAGGGCACGGAGGGCGTGGGAACTGCTCGGAGTTGACGGAAGAGGAGTCGCCGACGAAGCTCCTGAACCCGGACACGCAGGGCTTATCCGTCTGACACCTAGAATGCTGGCTAGATTGCAGGGTTTTTCGGACGATTGGGAGTTCAGCGGTAAGAAGACTGCGGCCTGCCGGATGATAGGGAATGCTTTTCCCCCTGCTGTGGCTGAAGCTGTGGGACGAAAGATAAGGGAGTGCTTGATTGATGAGTGA